In Rhodobacteraceae bacterium LMO-JJ12, a single window of DNA contains:
- a CDS encoding relaxase/mobilization nuclease domain-containing protein, which produces MILKAKERGNAPQLARYLLAMRDNDHVELHDVRGFISDDLVEAFGEADAIARGTRCEKHLFSMSFNPPEGANASIEDFERAIEQVEATLGLEGQPRAIVFHEKDGRRHAHAVWSRIDSERMRAINLNHYKIKLRDVSRQLYIDHGWAMPRGLENRRLRDPFTFSREEWQQAQRTGLDAKELKAVFKTVWETSDNRAAFEQALKERGLWLAKGDRRGFVAVDYRGEVYAVARCSGVKAKDVEAKLGDPQTLRSVDQVKGDIAGGMTAKLQEFIKQAERDAARRSLQIDFRKADIVGRHQEERRQLSEAHEKRWQAETRKRAERLPKGVSGIWHRLTGKYAKVRKQNEHEALEALHRDRAEKDALIFKQIEERQAVQRDIRIQREAAQEELLRLREDVAHYMRGDRPDPEFSRTRKREKHREEEGSKRERAPRPRRGRGFEP; this is translated from the coding sequence ATGATCTTGAAAGCCAAAGAGCGCGGCAATGCCCCGCAGCTCGCCCGCTACCTGCTGGCGATGCGGGACAACGATCATGTCGAACTTCACGATGTGCGCGGCTTCATCAGTGATGATCTGGTCGAGGCATTCGGCGAAGCCGATGCCATTGCGCGGGGAACGCGCTGCGAAAAGCACCTGTTCTCGATGAGCTTCAATCCGCCCGAAGGCGCGAATGCATCCATCGAGGACTTCGAAAGGGCGATAGAGCAAGTAGAAGCCACGCTCGGGCTTGAAGGCCAGCCCCGCGCCATTGTCTTCCATGAGAAGGACGGACGGCGACACGCTCATGCTGTTTGGTCGCGGATCGACAGCGAGCGGATGCGAGCGATCAACCTGAACCACTACAAAATCAAGCTGCGCGATGTGTCGCGCCAGCTCTACATAGACCACGGCTGGGCGATGCCGCGCGGCCTGGAGAATCGGCGCTTGCGTGATCCCTTCACCTTCTCGCGGGAAGAATGGCAGCAAGCGCAGAGGACTGGCCTTGACGCGAAGGAGCTGAAGGCGGTCTTCAAGACTGTCTGGGAAACGTCAGACAACCGCGCAGCGTTTGAACAGGCGCTCAAGGAGCGCGGGCTCTGGCTTGCCAAGGGTGATCGGCGCGGCTTCGTCGCGGTCGATTATCGCGGCGAGGTCTATGCCGTTGCCCGTTGCAGCGGCGTGAAGGCAAAGGACGTGGAAGCCAAACTCGGCGATCCGCAAACTCTTCGCTCGGTCGATCAGGTAAAGGGCGACATTGCGGGCGGGATGACGGCCAAGCTGCAAGAATTCATCAAGCAGGCCGAACGGGACGCGGCGCGACGGTCTTTGCAGATAGACTTCCGCAAGGCGGATATTGTCGGGCGGCATCAGGAAGAGCGCCGCCAGCTCTCCGAAGCCCATGAGAAACGCTGGCAGGCCGAAACCCGCAAGCGGGCTGAGCGTCTGCCGAAAGGTGTCTCGGGCATCTGGCATCGGCTGACAGGCAAATATGCCAAAGTCAGAAAGCAGAATGAACATGAAGCGCTGGAAGCCCTGCACCGCGACCGCGCCGAAAAGGACGCGCTGATCTTCAAGCAAATTGAGGAGCGGCAAGCCGTCCAGCGCGACATCCGAATCCAAAGAGAAGCGGCTCAAGAAGAGCTGCTGCGGCTACGTGAGGATGTTGCCCACTACATGCGTGGTGATCGGCCTGATCCTGAGTTCAGCCGCACGCGCAAGCGGGAGAAGCATCGAGAGGAAGAAGGCAGCAAGCGTGAACGCGCCCCGCGTCCACGGCGCGGACGCGGCTTCGAGCCGTAA